Proteins from one Scylla paramamosain isolate STU-SP2022 chromosome 3, ASM3559412v1, whole genome shotgun sequence genomic window:
- the LOC135091795 gene encoding FERM domain-containing protein 4A-like isoform X5 encodes MSLVERLPTYGTHYYEVRDRSNLPWYLGLSYRGIAQYDFLDKKKPRRVFLWKQLENLYFRERKFSIEVHDPKRVVHTLSSFNLYEDAIEDSRDPHHDDLLAAITEATTQVSVSRRTFGPGNVSVYVWFAETQSLCKAIWSMAIAQHQFYLDRKTSRSEASGVRELPELAVELSRSCVSLSTHSSSSNLSRSGSQSSLVNNSLAEDSASTESLHQARMEMYSALKERRDALQEKIKEKEEELRLLCLREGELTGELPPEYPVTPGQPPPTVRKRVGTSFALSENLISKIINKQEETVAALELEYEIQGKITSAALRLANETSARKGVRKQRKMSYQQSVQRLKDLETKLKAARSKQAATAASMPKQKKKPRPVSDSEGVGGYDDSANLSTATVTSSQECPQDSICEPHRDGLSGEGVSLSPAAPTHPPVSPRSPQLPSTPVRARARRDLSPGGHSIGSGGVHSAPTSPHKQTNGTVCSRPASPNRPSSGYIPSSVYTRSQYRSQQYPTLSTRSQSVPADEGRIPHPRIATLNGPAYSGVDPALTETPGGLYNIPQQRTSLACHSVDDLDTSTLITHTHPHPNHHHPYRQRNDSQDRYGSLDRRWSNSGRLESRSMEHLESVPSPATAPSNHHSVSPHIHPTHTGSYSHHPHYHNHHFHTPEHSEAMDTTSDSHPTTANCSFDTMSSERSGGTDVVDGGGSSYRHQGGSQNYRHRNKSGPGLPAPPSQHHRGQGHGAVQRSQSGTVHVLVRTASGRSYMETTFMSEPNQNQENIPPYRMTSELQPLRSTNGKHHESLPPLHSSSSSSSVDHHSMRQAPTDITPLRVTKPSDIPPLRATSSKAEPPNSHNVSMNTSMSSMTEEPLISLAEAARMKKERGKEWYETSLDSPASGRRLKKIINNADINESCQINGNVSSSQSNLNVSGSSVGSTGSSNSSIFQSRSDSADTSHASVPYESPQNHMIISAGTYQPSREVTKPFEMSDFYKYSTKYRRQSSSNLGGINGSSTTSGSVSSVSSGGDTPLSPVLPPRTQMMVSNSKLLPPSPNMVAHHSAPAPQQKGVYQPLTPLTCQPVEVMKGSPAPGEPQDPVGGSWDTAPLHQAVPATVTHKRSATLV; translated from the exons AGTGTCAGTGTCACGGAGGACATTTGGGCCAGGCAACGTCAGTGTCTACGTTTGGTTTGCAGAGACTCAGTCGCTCTGCAAAGCAATCTGGTCCATGGCGATCGCACAGCACCAGTTCTACCTTGACCGTAAAACCTCCAGA AGTGAAGCTAGTGGAGTGCGGGAGCTTCCAGAGCTGGCAGTTGAGTTGTCCCGGAGCTGTGTGTCACTCtccacacactcctcctcctcaaacctGTCACGGTCCGGCTCACAATCCTCACTTGTTAACAACTCATTAGCAG AGGACAGTGCTAGTACAGAGAGTCTCCACCAAGCCAGAATGGAGATGTACAGTGccctgaaggaaagaagagatgccCTACaggagaaaattaaggaaaaggaggaggaattgagattGCTCTGCTTACGAGAGGGAGAGCTGACAGGAGAATTGCCCCCTGAATATCCAGTCACTCCTGGACAGCCTCCACCAACTGTGCGCAAGAGAGTTGGCACTTCATTTGCTCTCAGTGAAAACCTCATTAGTAAGATTATTAACAAACAG GAGGAGACAGTTGCTGCCCTGGAGTTAGAATATGAGATTCAGGGAAAAATTACCAGTGCTGCTCTCAGACTTGCTAATGAAACTTCAGCTCGGAAAGGAGTCAGAAAACAACGCAAGATGTCTTATCAGCAGTCAGTGCAGAGATTAAAAGATTTGGAAACTAAACTAAAAGCAGCAAGGTCAAAACAAGCAGCCACAGCCGCCAGTATGccgaagcaaaagaaaaagccTCGGCCAGTCTCAGATAGTGAAG gTGTAGGCGGTTACGACGACAGTGCCAACTTGAGTACCGCCACTGTCACCAGCAGTCAGGAGTGCCCTCAGGATAGCATATGTGAACCTCACCGGGATGGCCTCagtggggagggagtgagtctTTCCCCAGCCGCACCCACCCATCCTCCAGTCTCCCCTCGCTCTCCTCAGCTCCCATCTACCCCAGTCAGAGCACGAGCAAGGCGTGACCTGTCACCAGGTGGCCACAGCATAGGATCTGGGGGTGTCCACTCAGCTCCAACAAGTCCTCACAAACAAACCAATGGAACAGTGTGCTCCAGACCTGCCAGTCCCAACAGACCCAGCAG TGGATACATTCCCAGCTCAGTGTACACCAGAAGCCAGTACCGAAGTCAGCAGTACCCCACACTGTCCACAAGGTCCCAGTCAGTGCCGGCAGATGAGGGCCGCATCCCACATCCTCGCATTGCCACTCTCAATGGGCCAGCATACTCAGGGGTGGACCCAGCCCTTACCGAGACTCCCGGAGGCCTCTATAACATCCCTCAGCAACGCACCTCCTTGGCCTGCCATAGTGTGGATGACCTGGATACCTCCACCCtcatcacccacacccacccacaccccaaccaccaccacccttacaGACAGAGAAATGACTCCCAAGATAG GTACGGCAGCCTGGACCGGCGGTGGTCCAACAGCGGACGGCTTGAGTCACGCAGCATGGAACACCTAGAGTCTGTCCCCTCCCCTGCCACAGCCCCTTCCAATCATCATTCAGTGTCACCCCACATACACCCAACCCACACAGGTTCATATTCCCATCATccacactaccacaaccaccatttcCACACCCCAGAACACTCAGAAGCCATGGACACCACCAGTGACTCTCACCCCACAACAGCCAACTGTAGCTTTGACACTATGTCCAGTGAGAGATCAGGAGGAACAGATGTGGTGGACGGAGGTGGTTCCTCGTACAGGCACCAGGGAGGCTCACAGAACTACAGACACCGTAACAAGAGTGGTCCTGGTTTGCCTGCCCCACCCTCCCAGCACCATCGGGGGCAGGGCCATGGAGCTGTTCAGAGGTCACAGAGTGGTACAGTGCATGTTTTGGTGAGAACAGCCAGTGGCAGAAGTTACATGGAGACTACTTTCATGTCAGAACCTAATCAGAACCAAGAAAACATTCCCCCCTACCGAATGACCTCAGAGTTACAACCATTACGTTCCACCAATGGAAAGCATCATGAAagtctccctccccttcattcctcAAGTTCTTCCAGTAGTGTTGACCACCATTCTATGAGACAAGCACCCACAGACATAACTCCCCTTAGAGTTACAAAACCAAGTGACATACCTCCTTTAAGAGCCACCAGCTCTAAAGCTGAACCTCCAAATAGTCATAATGTTTCTATGAATACCTCTATGAGCTCTATGACTGAAGAACCCTTAATCTCCTTAGCGGAAGCtgcaagaatgaagaaggaacgAGGGAAAGAGTGGTACGAAACCTCTCTAGACTCACCAGCATCAGGACGTCgcctgaaaaaaattataaataatgcTGATATCAATGAATCTTGTCAGATCAATGGGAATGTGTCCTCTAGCCAGTCAAATCTTAATGTTAGTGGCAGCAGTGTGGGCAGCACtggcagtagtaacagcagtataTTCCAGTCTCGTTCTGACTCTGCCGATACATCCCATGCCTCAGTTCCTTATGAGTCTCCTCAGAACCACATGATCATCTCTGCTGGAACTTATCAGCCTTCAAGAGAAGTAACTAAACCTTTTGAAATGTCAGACTTCTACAAGTATAGTACAAAATATAGACGGCAGAGCTCAAGTAACCTGGGCGGGATAAATGGAAGCAGTACCACAAGTGGGTCGGTGAGCAGTgtgagcagtggtggtgatacacCCTTGTCCCCAGTGCTACCCCCCAGGACCCAGATGATGGTCAGCAACAGCAAGCTGCTGCCACCCTCACCCAACATGGTTGCTCACCACTCTGCTCCAGCTCCTCAACAAAAGGGTGTGTACCAGCCCCTGACACCTCTCACCTGCCAGCCGGTAGAGGTCATGAAGGGCTCACCTGCTCCTGGTGAACCTCAGGATCCTGTGGGAGGATCCTGGGACACAGCTCCTCTCCATCAGGCAGTTCCTGCTACAGTCACTCATAAACGTTCTGCTACCTTGGTCTGA